A stretch of Anoplolepis gracilipes chromosome 12, ASM4749672v1, whole genome shotgun sequence DNA encodes these proteins:
- the Stac gene encoding protein unc-13 homolog 4B isoform X6: MDEETMWKDFYHKIVEEKLTKENKQQEKSEHEIRVQESDGSFFENLGTLLAEKVRAQEQTEGPLPKKKDKTEEDEDTLSEEGSITEPTDALLETDSDRDEIEDARNFLAESMGLNIEELYAALLYMTQHQIGFDVSKECSQETLLNHLQNAFKVDNETHERVLKETKNLEPPELHLNVEVIEAKELISKDSNGKSDPFCALYLESAPTRRYNTAVKTCTLSPIWEEHFELPLDDPENDVLCLEVWDFDAAETVPEKMSKVKDVKGVRGLVKLAKEIAVTATTGSHDNEFIGRCRIPLKDIPTTGHTMWYALDKKNKSKRRGVVKLRLAFSAEHNAQVAAQEHRHLLRVLLLHEIETEKIEKYCWCGRWSAPADALILQHSAQRGLLARNLALAQWVEYARIHQEHPLSFTVFNKLAIDLLRPMDSGLFSVDETRLFWDATKKVLYSCLNSIRKIRRLTLGDKNVMLQLSAILGILSSISSLKVPEDIDLFPVKMYSWFSQFDDVKLDVLQSLENTIIRSCAEWFEHILNNNSPETESDEDALRYHIKIIQLIRSDLQKAIENYDKVFIKKVNVPYARMLYIAYEKRISDMCMIIIEDVCARLKRIEVDSTDNAELSLGTTLFELYLTLQRYAILGQVLCAEGQLENMKIQKYHDWFRGGVAHWLDIAVYKALKRIDRAVEIDSLQAVDNSVQYSSSAVDTLTTFYQIKVFWTQLAWPDVEGSYTFIAKIIDDICKCSIAYADRMAEKAEMTTELEQLSQSSVYEKKFTISTAWCFAINNIDYIRTSIAPLAQDLGLQEIVEALAEHKTQEEADRCRQTLQLIIDNATDTVKNKILELLEVVAQKMAPAMNRYLMEGAELIDTTSNAMDRLLQYLDSNLATLHDNLNEDNFKRILLVIWEIMSETLYELVNTNLEKRRPPAFYSNLHRTLHTLIRFFNLGADETANVQVLEKIERLLKLHGLETAELIHRYHQERLEEQKEIEEPIYGLVTIKAHFFDNSLNIQILNARNLRCMDSNGDFIGKLSTLERKLHSKSKQRLKEGKTSKCDSYIKIKLLPDEKFADIKVPKTHVQKETLFPLFDETFNIPLTPEQRTIEDAIVAFEMKDKDFLRSRFMAEAFLPFSEIPDTEPETDFATLEQVHLKLSRPTKKSTDVIRALEHRKGDNQAMDFISKLNTKANSK; encoded by the exons ATGGACGAAGAAACTATGTGGAAAGATTTTTATCACAAGATTGTAGAAGAGAAATTGACGAAAGAAAATAAGCAACAAGAGAAATCGGAACATGAGATAAG gGTTCAAGAATCGGATGGCAgcttttttgaaaatctcgGCACACTGCTTGCAGAAAAAGTTCGCGCTCAAGAACAGACAGAAGGCCCGCTTCCAAAGAAAAAGGATAAAACGGAAGAAGATGAAGATACCTTAAGTGAAGAAGGAAGTATCACTGAGCCAACTGATGCCTTGCTGGAAACTGACAGCGATAGAGATGAAATTGAGGATGCTCGGAATTTCTTGGCCGAATCGATGGGCTTAAAC ATCGAAGAACTTTATGCTGCACTGCTGTATATGACACAACATCAGATTGGCTTCGATGTTTCCAAAGAGTGTAGCCAAGAAACTCTTTTGAACCACttacaaaatgcttttaaaGTCGATAACGAGACACACGAAAGAGTGttaaaagaaacgaaaaatCTCGAg CCACCAGAATTGCATCTGAACGTTGAAGTGATCGAAGCCAAAGAACTCATCTCCAAAGATTCTAACGGCAAAAGTGATCCTTTCTGCGCCCTTTATCTCGAATCAGCCCCGACCAGAAGATACAATACTGCCGTGAAAACTTGTACGCTCAGTCCAATTTGGGAAGAACATTTTGAATT GCCATTAGATGATCCTGAAAACGACGTCTTGTGCCTTGAAGTGTG GGATTTTGATGCTGCCGAAACTGTGCCTGAAAAAATGAGCAAAGTTAAAGATGTTAAAGGTGTTCGTGGTTTAGTTAAGCTAGCCAAGGAAATTGCAGTAACAGCTACGACTGGTAGTCATGATAACGAATTCATTGGTCGATGTCGAATACCATTAAAG gatATACCAACAACGGGACATACCATGTGGTACGCTCTAGACAAGAAAAACAAATCCAAACGTCGGGGCGTTGTAAAGCTGCGATTGGCCTTTAGCGCGGAACATAATGCACAAGTGGCCGCACAAGAACATCGACACCTATTGCGAGTGTTATTACTTCATGAGATCGAAACGGAAAAAATCGAGAAATATTGTTGGTGTGGCCGGTGGTCGGCACCTGCCGACGCTCTAATTCTTCAGCACAGCGCTCAACGTGGTTTACTAGCTAGAAATCTCGCATTGGCACAATGGGTTGAATATGCAAGGATTCATCAAGAGCATCCATTAAGTTTCACAGTTTTTAATAAGCTCGCGATTGATTTGTTAAGGCCGATGGACAGTGGTTTATTCTCTGTCGACGAAACTAGATTATTCTGGGATGCCACAAAAAAAGTTCTGTATTCATGTTTAAACAGCATACGAAAAATTCGAAGACTGACTTTGGGAGATAAAAATGTCATGCTGCAATTATCTGCTATTTTAGG gatATTATCATCCATATCGTCTCTAAAAGTTCCTGAAGACATTGACCTCTTTCCGGTTAAAATGTACTCTTGGTTTTCTCAATTTGACGATGTTAAACTGGATGTACTTCAAAGCTTGGAAAACACAATTATACGAAGCTGTGCAGAatg GTTTGAACACATATTGAACAATAATTCACCTGAAACAGAATCAGACGAAGATGCACTTAGgtatcatattaaaataattcaactaATTAGATCAGACTTACAGAAGGCTATCGAGaattatgacaaagtatttataaa aaaagtcAACGTTCCATATGCAAGAATGCTGTATATTGCGTATGAGAAAAGAATCAGCGATATGTGCATGATTATTATAGAGGATGTATGCGCCAGATTAAAACGAATTGAAGTTGACAGCACTGACAACGCAGAATTAAGTTTAGGCACAACTCTGTTTGAACTTTATCTTACACTTCAAAGATATGCTAT acTTGGTCAGGTACTTTGTGCCGAAGGGCAGTTGGAGAATATGAAGATACAAAAGTATCATGACTGGTTTCGAGGTGGTGTTGCACATTGGTTAGACATTGCAGTATACAAAGCACTGAAACGCATTGATAGAGCAGTTGAAATTGACAGTTTGCAAGCAGTCGATAATAGCGTTCAATATAGTTCGAGTGCCGTGGATACATTAACAACTTTTTATCAAATCAAAGTTTTTTGGACGCAACTTGCGTGGCCTGACGTTGAAGGTTCCTACACATTCATAGCAAAGATTATTGAC GATATTTGTAAATGTTCCATTGCTTATGCGGATAGAATGGCAGAAAAAGCAGAAATGACGACAGAATTAGAGCAGCTCTCACAAAGTAGCGTTTacgaaaagaaatttacaatatcGACGGCCTGGtgttttgcaattaataacaTCGATTATATTAGAACGTCGATCGCACCTTTGGCCCAAGATTTAGGACTGCAAGAAATCGTAGAAGCTTTAGCGGAACACAAGACTCAAGAAGAGGCTGATCGTTGTCGGCAGACTCTACAGCTTATTATTGATAACGCCACAGATACTGTGAAGAACAAGATCCTAGAATTGTTGGAAGTTGTAGCTCAAAAAATGGCTCCTGCAATGAACAG ATATCTTATGGAAGGGGCCGAATTAATTGATACAACTAGCAACGCAATGGATCGTCTGCTACAGTATTTGGATAGTAATCTGGCAACATTACATGATAATCTCAACGAggacaattttaaaagaattctcCTGGTGATTTGGGAAATCATGTCTGAGACGCTATATGAACTAGTCAACACTAATTTAGAG AAACGACGACCGCCAGCTTTTTACTCAAACTTACATCGCACTCTTCACACGTTAATCCGATTTTTTAATCTTGGTGCCGATGAAACAGCGAATGTGCAAGTTTTAGAGAAGATTGAAcgtcttttaaaattacatggaCTTGAAACTGCTGAGCTCATACATCGTTACCATCAGGAACGTTTAGAGGAACAAAAGGAAATTGAGGAACCTATTTATGGTCTTGTTACCATCAAAGCACATTTCTTCGATAATTCGCTGAATATACAGATTCTGAATGCCAGAAATCTTCGTTGTATGGATAGCAATG GCGATTTTATAGGCAAGCTGTCTACTCTTGAGCGCAAACTGCACTCAAAATCTAAACAAAGACTGAAAGAAGGGAAGACAA GCAAATGTGATTcctatattaaaatcaaattactgCCTGATGAGAAATTTGCGGATATTAAGGTGCCGAAAACGCATGTGCAGAAAGAAACgctctttcctctttttgaCGAAACATTTAACAT tcCTCTTACTCCGGAACAGAGGACCATAGAAGACGCTATAGTAGCGTTTGAAATGAAAGACAAAGACTTTCTTAGATCGAGATTTATGGCTGAGGCTTTCCTACCATTTAGCGAGATTCCTGACACTGAACCAGAAACTGACTTTGCAACTTTAGAACAAGTTCATTTGAAACTTTCCCGTCCAACcaaaaaaa
- the Stac gene encoding protein unc-13 homolog 4B isoform X5, translated as MTKKRKMAHFEKLDEKHPYYAIAAFRMSQKPEAKAVTVARFYWKFAAFNFISKRVQESDGSFFENLGTLLAEKVRAQEQTEGPLPKKKDKTEEDEDTLSEEGSITEPTDALLETDSDRDEIEDARNFLAESMGLNIEELYAALLYMTQHQIGFDVSKECSQETLLNHLQNAFKVDNETHERVLKETKNLEPPELHLNVEVIEAKELISKDSNGKSDPFCALYLESAPTRRYNTAVKTCTLSPIWEEHFELPLDDPENDVLCLEVWDFDAAETVPEKMSKVKDVKGVRGLVKLAKEIAVTATTGSHDNEFIGRCRIPLKDIPTTGHTMWYALDKKNKSKRRGVVKLRLAFSAEHNAQVAAQEHRHLLRVLLLHEIETEKIEKYCWCGRWSAPADALILQHSAQRGLLARNLALAQWVEYARIHQEHPLSFTVFNKLAIDLLRPMDSGLFSVDETRLFWDATKKVLYSCLNSIRKIRRLTLGDKNVMLQLSAILGILSSISSLKVPEDIDLFPVKMYSWFSQFDDVKLDVLQSLENTIIRSCAEWFEHILNNNSPETESDEDALRYHIKIIQLIRSDLQKAIENYDKVFIKKVNVPYARMLYIAYEKRISDMCMIIIEDVCARLKRIEVDSTDNAELSLGTTLFELYLTLQRYAILGQVLCAEGQLENMKIQKYHDWFRGGVAHWLDIAVYKALKRIDRAVEIDSLQAVDNSVQYSSSAVDTLTTFYQIKVFWTQLAWPDVEGSYTFIAKIIDDICKCSIAYADRMAEKAEMTTELEQLSQSSVYEKKFTISTAWCFAINNIDYIRTSIAPLAQDLGLQEIVEALAEHKTQEEADRCRQTLQLIIDNATDTVKNKILELLEVVAQKMAPAMNRYLMEGAELIDTTSNAMDRLLQYLDSNLATLHDNLNEDNFKRILLVIWEIMSETLYELVNTNLEKRRPPAFYSNLHRTLHTLIRFFNLGADETANVQVLEKIERLLKLHGLETAELIHRYHQERLEEQKEIEEPIYGLVTIKAHFFDNSLNIQILNARNLRCMDSNGDFIGKLSTLERKLHSKSKQRLKEGKTSKCDSYIKIKLLPDEKFADIKVPKTHVQKETLFPLFDETFNIPLTPEQRTIEDAIVAFEMKDKDFLRSRFMAEAFLPFSEIPDTEPETDFATLEQVHLKLSRPTKKSTDVIRALEHRKGDNQAMDFISKLNTKANSK; from the exons AT GactaagaaaaggaaaatggcACACTTCGAAAAGCTGGACGAAAAACATCCATATTATGCGATCGCTGCATTTCGAATGTCTCAAAAACCGGAAGCAAAAGCAGTGACCGTCGCAAGATTTTATTGGAAATTTGCGGCGTTCAACTTTATTAGTAAAAG gGTTCAAGAATCGGATGGCAgcttttttgaaaatctcgGCACACTGCTTGCAGAAAAAGTTCGCGCTCAAGAACAGACAGAAGGCCCGCTTCCAAAGAAAAAGGATAAAACGGAAGAAGATGAAGATACCTTAAGTGAAGAAGGAAGTATCACTGAGCCAACTGATGCCTTGCTGGAAACTGACAGCGATAGAGATGAAATTGAGGATGCTCGGAATTTCTTGGCCGAATCGATGGGCTTAAAC ATCGAAGAACTTTATGCTGCACTGCTGTATATGACACAACATCAGATTGGCTTCGATGTTTCCAAAGAGTGTAGCCAAGAAACTCTTTTGAACCACttacaaaatgcttttaaaGTCGATAACGAGACACACGAAAGAGTGttaaaagaaacgaaaaatCTCGAg CCACCAGAATTGCATCTGAACGTTGAAGTGATCGAAGCCAAAGAACTCATCTCCAAAGATTCTAACGGCAAAAGTGATCCTTTCTGCGCCCTTTATCTCGAATCAGCCCCGACCAGAAGATACAATACTGCCGTGAAAACTTGTACGCTCAGTCCAATTTGGGAAGAACATTTTGAATT GCCATTAGATGATCCTGAAAACGACGTCTTGTGCCTTGAAGTGTG GGATTTTGATGCTGCCGAAACTGTGCCTGAAAAAATGAGCAAAGTTAAAGATGTTAAAGGTGTTCGTGGTTTAGTTAAGCTAGCCAAGGAAATTGCAGTAACAGCTACGACTGGTAGTCATGATAACGAATTCATTGGTCGATGTCGAATACCATTAAAG gatATACCAACAACGGGACATACCATGTGGTACGCTCTAGACAAGAAAAACAAATCCAAACGTCGGGGCGTTGTAAAGCTGCGATTGGCCTTTAGCGCGGAACATAATGCACAAGTGGCCGCACAAGAACATCGACACCTATTGCGAGTGTTATTACTTCATGAGATCGAAACGGAAAAAATCGAGAAATATTGTTGGTGTGGCCGGTGGTCGGCACCTGCCGACGCTCTAATTCTTCAGCACAGCGCTCAACGTGGTTTACTAGCTAGAAATCTCGCATTGGCACAATGGGTTGAATATGCAAGGATTCATCAAGAGCATCCATTAAGTTTCACAGTTTTTAATAAGCTCGCGATTGATTTGTTAAGGCCGATGGACAGTGGTTTATTCTCTGTCGACGAAACTAGATTATTCTGGGATGCCACAAAAAAAGTTCTGTATTCATGTTTAAACAGCATACGAAAAATTCGAAGACTGACTTTGGGAGATAAAAATGTCATGCTGCAATTATCTGCTATTTTAGG gatATTATCATCCATATCGTCTCTAAAAGTTCCTGAAGACATTGACCTCTTTCCGGTTAAAATGTACTCTTGGTTTTCTCAATTTGACGATGTTAAACTGGATGTACTTCAAAGCTTGGAAAACACAATTATACGAAGCTGTGCAGAatg GTTTGAACACATATTGAACAATAATTCACCTGAAACAGAATCAGACGAAGATGCACTTAGgtatcatattaaaataattcaactaATTAGATCAGACTTACAGAAGGCTATCGAGaattatgacaaagtatttataaa aaaagtcAACGTTCCATATGCAAGAATGCTGTATATTGCGTATGAGAAAAGAATCAGCGATATGTGCATGATTATTATAGAGGATGTATGCGCCAGATTAAAACGAATTGAAGTTGACAGCACTGACAACGCAGAATTAAGTTTAGGCACAACTCTGTTTGAACTTTATCTTACACTTCAAAGATATGCTAT acTTGGTCAGGTACTTTGTGCCGAAGGGCAGTTGGAGAATATGAAGATACAAAAGTATCATGACTGGTTTCGAGGTGGTGTTGCACATTGGTTAGACATTGCAGTATACAAAGCACTGAAACGCATTGATAGAGCAGTTGAAATTGACAGTTTGCAAGCAGTCGATAATAGCGTTCAATATAGTTCGAGTGCCGTGGATACATTAACAACTTTTTATCAAATCAAAGTTTTTTGGACGCAACTTGCGTGGCCTGACGTTGAAGGTTCCTACACATTCATAGCAAAGATTATTGAC GATATTTGTAAATGTTCCATTGCTTATGCGGATAGAATGGCAGAAAAAGCAGAAATGACGACAGAATTAGAGCAGCTCTCACAAAGTAGCGTTTacgaaaagaaatttacaatatcGACGGCCTGGtgttttgcaattaataacaTCGATTATATTAGAACGTCGATCGCACCTTTGGCCCAAGATTTAGGACTGCAAGAAATCGTAGAAGCTTTAGCGGAACACAAGACTCAAGAAGAGGCTGATCGTTGTCGGCAGACTCTACAGCTTATTATTGATAACGCCACAGATACTGTGAAGAACAAGATCCTAGAATTGTTGGAAGTTGTAGCTCAAAAAATGGCTCCTGCAATGAACAG ATATCTTATGGAAGGGGCCGAATTAATTGATACAACTAGCAACGCAATGGATCGTCTGCTACAGTATTTGGATAGTAATCTGGCAACATTACATGATAATCTCAACGAggacaattttaaaagaattctcCTGGTGATTTGGGAAATCATGTCTGAGACGCTATATGAACTAGTCAACACTAATTTAGAG AAACGACGACCGCCAGCTTTTTACTCAAACTTACATCGCACTCTTCACACGTTAATCCGATTTTTTAATCTTGGTGCCGATGAAACAGCGAATGTGCAAGTTTTAGAGAAGATTGAAcgtcttttaaaattacatggaCTTGAAACTGCTGAGCTCATACATCGTTACCATCAGGAACGTTTAGAGGAACAAAAGGAAATTGAGGAACCTATTTATGGTCTTGTTACCATCAAAGCACATTTCTTCGATAATTCGCTGAATATACAGATTCTGAATGCCAGAAATCTTCGTTGTATGGATAGCAATG GCGATTTTATAGGCAAGCTGTCTACTCTTGAGCGCAAACTGCACTCAAAATCTAAACAAAGACTGAAAGAAGGGAAGACAA GCAAATGTGATTcctatattaaaatcaaattactgCCTGATGAGAAATTTGCGGATATTAAGGTGCCGAAAACGCATGTGCAGAAAGAAACgctctttcctctttttgaCGAAACATTTAACAT tcCTCTTACTCCGGAACAGAGGACCATAGAAGACGCTATAGTAGCGTTTGAAATGAAAGACAAAGACTTTCTTAGATCGAGATTTATGGCTGAGGCTTTCCTACCATTTAGCGAGATTCCTGACACTGAACCAGAAACTGACTTTGCAACTTTAGAACAAGTTCATTTGAAACTTTCCCGTCCAACcaaaaaaa
- the Stac gene encoding protein unc-13 homolog 4B isoform X7, producing the protein MRFNMVSTNPPLGAATLNRMRNTFCGVPKAEIERRTNALLQSMTIEELYAALLYMTQHQIGFDVSKECSQETLLNHLQNAFKVDNETHERVLKETKNLEPPELHLNVEVIEAKELISKDSNGKSDPFCALYLESAPTRRYNTAVKTCTLSPIWEEHFELPLDDPENDVLCLEVWDFDAAETVPEKMSKVKDVKGVRGLVKLAKEIAVTATTGSHDNEFIGRCRIPLKDIPTTGHTMWYALDKKNKSKRRGVVKLRLAFSAEHNAQVAAQEHRHLLRVLLLHEIETEKIEKYCWCGRWSAPADALILQHSAQRGLLARNLALAQWVEYARIHQEHPLSFTVFNKLAIDLLRPMDSGLFSVDETRLFWDATKKVLYSCLNSIRKIRRLTLGDKNVMLQLSAILGILSSISSLKVPEDIDLFPVKMYSWFSQFDDVKLDVLQSLENTIIRSCAEWFEHILNNNSPETESDEDALRYHIKIIQLIRSDLQKAIENYDKVFIKKVNVPYARMLYIAYEKRISDMCMIIIEDVCARLKRIEVDSTDNAELSLGTTLFELYLTLQRYAILGQVLCAEGQLENMKIQKYHDWFRGGVAHWLDIAVYKALKRIDRAVEIDSLQAVDNSVQYSSSAVDTLTTFYQIKVFWTQLAWPDVEGSYTFIAKIIDDICKCSIAYADRMAEKAEMTTELEQLSQSSVYEKKFTISTAWCFAINNIDYIRTSIAPLAQDLGLQEIVEALAEHKTQEEADRCRQTLQLIIDNATDTVKNKILELLEVVAQKMAPAMNRYLMEGAELIDTTSNAMDRLLQYLDSNLATLHDNLNEDNFKRILLVIWEIMSETLYELVNTNLEKRRPPAFYSNLHRTLHTLIRFFNLGADETANVQVLEKIERLLKLHGLETAELIHRYHQERLEEQKEIEEPIYGLVTIKAHFFDNSLNIQILNARNLRCMDSNGDFIGKLSTLERKLHSKSKQRLKEGKTSKCDSYIKIKLLPDEKFADIKVPKTHVQKETLFPLFDETFNIPLTPEQRTIEDAIVAFEMKDKDFLRSRFMAEAFLPFSEIPDTEPETDFATLEQVHLKLSRPTKKSTDVIRALEHRKGDNQAMDFISKLNTKANSK; encoded by the exons ATGAGATTCAATATGGTGAGCACAAATCCGCCCCTAGGGGCGGCCACCCTTAATCGTATGAGAAATACTTTTTGCGGAGTGCCGAAGGCTGAAATTGAACGTAGAACCAATGCACTTTTGCAATCCATGACG ATCGAAGAACTTTATGCTGCACTGCTGTATATGACACAACATCAGATTGGCTTCGATGTTTCCAAAGAGTGTAGCCAAGAAACTCTTTTGAACCACttacaaaatgcttttaaaGTCGATAACGAGACACACGAAAGAGTGttaaaagaaacgaaaaatCTCGAg CCACCAGAATTGCATCTGAACGTTGAAGTGATCGAAGCCAAAGAACTCATCTCCAAAGATTCTAACGGCAAAAGTGATCCTTTCTGCGCCCTTTATCTCGAATCAGCCCCGACCAGAAGATACAATACTGCCGTGAAAACTTGTACGCTCAGTCCAATTTGGGAAGAACATTTTGAATT GCCATTAGATGATCCTGAAAACGACGTCTTGTGCCTTGAAGTGTG GGATTTTGATGCTGCCGAAACTGTGCCTGAAAAAATGAGCAAAGTTAAAGATGTTAAAGGTGTTCGTGGTTTAGTTAAGCTAGCCAAGGAAATTGCAGTAACAGCTACGACTGGTAGTCATGATAACGAATTCATTGGTCGATGTCGAATACCATTAAAG gatATACCAACAACGGGACATACCATGTGGTACGCTCTAGACAAGAAAAACAAATCCAAACGTCGGGGCGTTGTAAAGCTGCGATTGGCCTTTAGCGCGGAACATAATGCACAAGTGGCCGCACAAGAACATCGACACCTATTGCGAGTGTTATTACTTCATGAGATCGAAACGGAAAAAATCGAGAAATATTGTTGGTGTGGCCGGTGGTCGGCACCTGCCGACGCTCTAATTCTTCAGCACAGCGCTCAACGTGGTTTACTAGCTAGAAATCTCGCATTGGCACAATGGGTTGAATATGCAAGGATTCATCAAGAGCATCCATTAAGTTTCACAGTTTTTAATAAGCTCGCGATTGATTTGTTAAGGCCGATGGACAGTGGTTTATTCTCTGTCGACGAAACTAGATTATTCTGGGATGCCACAAAAAAAGTTCTGTATTCATGTTTAAACAGCATACGAAAAATTCGAAGACTGACTTTGGGAGATAAAAATGTCATGCTGCAATTATCTGCTATTTTAGG gatATTATCATCCATATCGTCTCTAAAAGTTCCTGAAGACATTGACCTCTTTCCGGTTAAAATGTACTCTTGGTTTTCTCAATTTGACGATGTTAAACTGGATGTACTTCAAAGCTTGGAAAACACAATTATACGAAGCTGTGCAGAatg GTTTGAACACATATTGAACAATAATTCACCTGAAACAGAATCAGACGAAGATGCACTTAGgtatcatattaaaataattcaactaATTAGATCAGACTTACAGAAGGCTATCGAGaattatgacaaagtatttataaa aaaagtcAACGTTCCATATGCAAGAATGCTGTATATTGCGTATGAGAAAAGAATCAGCGATATGTGCATGATTATTATAGAGGATGTATGCGCCAGATTAAAACGAATTGAAGTTGACAGCACTGACAACGCAGAATTAAGTTTAGGCACAACTCTGTTTGAACTTTATCTTACACTTCAAAGATATGCTAT acTTGGTCAGGTACTTTGTGCCGAAGGGCAGTTGGAGAATATGAAGATACAAAAGTATCATGACTGGTTTCGAGGTGGTGTTGCACATTGGTTAGACATTGCAGTATACAAAGCACTGAAACGCATTGATAGAGCAGTTGAAATTGACAGTTTGCAAGCAGTCGATAATAGCGTTCAATATAGTTCGAGTGCCGTGGATACATTAACAACTTTTTATCAAATCAAAGTTTTTTGGACGCAACTTGCGTGGCCTGACGTTGAAGGTTCCTACACATTCATAGCAAAGATTATTGAC GATATTTGTAAATGTTCCATTGCTTATGCGGATAGAATGGCAGAAAAAGCAGAAATGACGACAGAATTAGAGCAGCTCTCACAAAGTAGCGTTTacgaaaagaaatttacaatatcGACGGCCTGGtgttttgcaattaataacaTCGATTATATTAGAACGTCGATCGCACCTTTGGCCCAAGATTTAGGACTGCAAGAAATCGTAGAAGCTTTAGCGGAACACAAGACTCAAGAAGAGGCTGATCGTTGTCGGCAGACTCTACAGCTTATTATTGATAACGCCACAGATACTGTGAAGAACAAGATCCTAGAATTGTTGGAAGTTGTAGCTCAAAAAATGGCTCCTGCAATGAACAG ATATCTTATGGAAGGGGCCGAATTAATTGATACAACTAGCAACGCAATGGATCGTCTGCTACAGTATTTGGATAGTAATCTGGCAACATTACATGATAATCTCAACGAggacaattttaaaagaattctcCTGGTGATTTGGGAAATCATGTCTGAGACGCTATATGAACTAGTCAACACTAATTTAGAG AAACGACGACCGCCAGCTTTTTACTCAAACTTACATCGCACTCTTCACACGTTAATCCGATTTTTTAATCTTGGTGCCGATGAAACAGCGAATGTGCAAGTTTTAGAGAAGATTGAAcgtcttttaaaattacatggaCTTGAAACTGCTGAGCTCATACATCGTTACCATCAGGAACGTTTAGAGGAACAAAAGGAAATTGAGGAACCTATTTATGGTCTTGTTACCATCAAAGCACATTTCTTCGATAATTCGCTGAATATACAGATTCTGAATGCCAGAAATCTTCGTTGTATGGATAGCAATG GCGATTTTATAGGCAAGCTGTCTACTCTTGAGCGCAAACTGCACTCAAAATCTAAACAAAGACTGAAAGAAGGGAAGACAA GCAAATGTGATTcctatattaaaatcaaattactgCCTGATGAGAAATTTGCGGATATTAAGGTGCCGAAAACGCATGTGCAGAAAGAAACgctctttcctctttttgaCGAAACATTTAACAT tcCTCTTACTCCGGAACAGAGGACCATAGAAGACGCTATAGTAGCGTTTGAAATGAAAGACAAAGACTTTCTTAGATCGAGATTTATGGCTGAGGCTTTCCTACCATTTAGCGAGATTCCTGACACTGAACCAGAAACTGACTTTGCAACTTTAGAACAAGTTCATTTGAAACTTTCCCGTCCAACcaaaaaaa